The proteins below are encoded in one region of Maridesulfovibrio ferrireducens:
- the corA gene encoding magnesium/cobalt transporter CorA: MARFLKNFDKKAGQSPGSLIFIGQQRMDEPRLRIIDYDSQKLRKEFIKEIDEVGPIKETNTTSWLNIDGLHDSELIKKVGEKFDLSSLMLEDIQDTGQRPKIEEYQDHLFITMKMLFLNKDQTEVWSEQLSAILTPNYLITFQERPGDVFEPVRNRITKPSGKIRTRGTDYLLYALLDCVLENYLKVIEKMGERIEDMEEEVLENPVPELLEEINLYRREIAYVRKAVRPVREIISKLKNLDSEIINPETMPYLRDLASLEEQAVDSAEIYKEMLADLFSTYNMAIGNKLNEIMKFLTIFATIFIPLTFLAGIYGMNFESMPELHYKYGYHVLLGVMAVVAVGMLFYFKKRKWI; encoded by the coding sequence ATGGCAAGATTTCTTAAAAATTTCGACAAAAAAGCAGGACAATCTCCCGGTTCACTTATTTTCATCGGACAGCAAAGAATGGATGAACCCCGTTTACGAATCATTGATTATGATTCGCAAAAGTTGCGAAAAGAATTCATTAAAGAAATCGATGAAGTAGGCCCGATTAAAGAGACAAATACGACCAGCTGGCTCAATATTGACGGCCTCCATGATTCTGAATTGATCAAAAAAGTCGGAGAGAAGTTTGACCTCTCCTCCCTGATGCTTGAAGACATTCAAGACACCGGACAGCGCCCTAAAATTGAAGAATATCAAGATCATCTGTTTATTACTATGAAGATGCTTTTTTTAAACAAGGATCAAACTGAAGTCTGGTCTGAACAATTAAGCGCAATTCTTACCCCCAATTATCTGATCACTTTCCAAGAAAGGCCCGGCGATGTCTTTGAACCAGTTAGGAACAGAATTACCAAACCAAGTGGGAAAATAAGAACTCGCGGAACAGATTATTTATTATATGCTCTTTTAGACTGCGTTTTGGAAAACTATCTGAAAGTCATTGAAAAGATGGGTGAAAGAATTGAAGATATGGAAGAAGAAGTACTGGAGAATCCCGTACCGGAACTTTTAGAAGAAATAAACTTATACCGGCGTGAAATTGCATACGTACGCAAAGCTGTTCGCCCGGTCAGAGAAATTATATCCAAACTTAAAAATCTAGATTCAGAAATTATTAATCCTGAAACAATGCCCTACCTGCGAGACCTCGCCAGCCTTGAAGAACAGGCTGTAGACTCTGCTGAAATATATAAAGAAATGCTCGCAGACCTATTCAGTACATATAACATGGCTATTGGTAACAAGTTGAACGAAATCATGAAATTTCTGACTATTTTTGCGACAATTTTTATTCCACTTACTTTTCTTGCCGGAATATACGGCATGAATTTCGAGTCGATGCCTGAACTTCATTATAAATATGGTTACCACGTTCTATTAGGAGTGATGGCTGTCGTTGCAGTCGGAATGTTATTCTATTTTAAAAAAAGAAAATGGATTTAA
- a CDS encoding mechanosensitive ion channel family protein — MPRHSTLIKKLIYCTITVLAISLTLSSTTFAETNQNLELLRKRIHSFQTFEAEELATYSQIELLLMLTQKKYAESLQHFQYILISERASTSSPIDRKQVKNDLYQLREKIKTTLSKLQEAQEECVSRIDVINSFDNISIPSETPDSLKIIYRNNINSISQLRFKSKKQLSKIGSLLTEGNRVLKRLDKLEQGEKHNLLQLWSSYLLVGKNPVFSPVFWSTSFQNNNWWTIKSSEFQSALDSYDEKALRHLSLFAILILAGLALKSFVERQVNWHEVLGDNQFKIKSLFIASLFGFALYVATRITFPSTMESLEILAFGLFFISVLKISKYICTDNFILTSGRSRTAVLFTLSSFLLALHVPSKWVTLFFLGFLVSSWFLNSASAWKKRRFQGLLDSTKKSSFLSPLLVISFFGFGRLACFLAILWSLGIFIRSFGMLWGQILFLSTEKNVKLFKGLVRSLAVPLGWAIAFSIAYFWLVGFFGQSTVLDVLAMNTGWDGYSISIGNIVSVFVLFFMTKHSVSAFKVSIELVGRKWPRGKRGAVPSMQTLFSYGIWTLFALLAMRILGLNLTSIAVIAGGLSVGIGFGLQNIVNNFISGLILLFGRSIQQGDVIELNSLWCTVKNINIRTTLVETFENAVIMIPNSDLVTNQVTNWTKNNSILRRDILVGVAYGSDTDRVRRTLLEVANENPHVLSKPEPYVHFNDFGSSSLDFILRVWIDDIDNTIKTISELRFAIDRYFRRDSIEIAFPQVDLHLKSSQALADVLGKNKDAGGNLS, encoded by the coding sequence ATGCCTAGACACTCAACACTCATTAAAAAACTAATATATTGCACAATTACAGTGCTCGCCATATCTCTGACTCTTAGCTCCACAACTTTTGCCGAAACGAATCAAAATCTTGAATTATTAAGAAAGCGGATTCACAGTTTTCAAACATTTGAAGCCGAAGAACTGGCAACCTACTCACAAATTGAATTGCTACTGATGCTAACACAGAAAAAATATGCAGAATCACTGCAACATTTTCAATATATTCTTATATCTGAAAGAGCCTCAACAAGTTCACCGATAGATCGCAAACAGGTAAAAAATGATCTTTACCAACTACGCGAAAAAATTAAAACTACACTCAGTAAGCTTCAAGAGGCTCAAGAAGAATGCGTCTCCAGAATTGATGTTATTAATTCTTTCGATAACATTTCCATACCCTCAGAAACTCCCGACTCGCTTAAAATTATTTATCGGAATAATATAAACTCTATTTCCCAATTGCGATTTAAGTCTAAAAAACAACTCTCAAAAATTGGCTCATTGTTAACAGAGGGAAACCGTGTACTTAAACGTCTGGACAAGCTTGAACAGGGGGAAAAACATAACCTGTTGCAGTTATGGAGTTCCTATTTATTAGTAGGGAAAAATCCAGTATTCAGCCCTGTTTTCTGGAGCACATCCTTCCAGAATAACAATTGGTGGACTATCAAAAGTTCTGAATTCCAGAGTGCTCTTGATAGTTATGATGAAAAAGCTTTAAGGCATTTATCTCTCTTTGCAATTTTAATTTTAGCAGGGTTGGCGCTGAAAAGTTTTGTAGAAAGACAAGTAAACTGGCACGAAGTACTGGGAGATAACCAGTTTAAAATCAAATCACTGTTTATCGCTTCTCTTTTCGGCTTTGCCTTATATGTAGCGACAAGGATAACGTTCCCTTCCACAATGGAATCCTTGGAAATACTTGCTTTCGGCCTTTTTTTCATATCGGTATTGAAAATTTCTAAATACATATGCACAGACAATTTTATACTTACCAGCGGACGTTCAAGAACCGCTGTCCTGTTTACACTCAGTTCTTTTCTGCTGGCTCTTCATGTACCCAGTAAATGGGTCACTTTATTTTTTTTAGGATTCCTCGTGTCCTCATGGTTTCTAAATTCTGCATCGGCATGGAAAAAAAGACGCTTTCAAGGACTACTCGATTCTACGAAGAAAAGTAGTTTTCTTAGCCCTTTATTAGTTATTTCTTTTTTCGGATTTGGCAGACTGGCATGCTTCCTGGCTATCCTCTGGAGTCTGGGCATATTTATTCGCTCTTTCGGAATGCTCTGGGGGCAAATTCTGTTTTTGAGTACTGAAAAAAATGTGAAGCTATTTAAAGGGCTGGTTCGCAGCTTGGCGGTCCCCTTAGGATGGGCAATTGCGTTCAGCATCGCATACTTCTGGCTGGTCGGCTTTTTCGGACAAAGCACTGTGCTGGATGTTTTAGCTATGAACACAGGCTGGGATGGCTATTCAATATCCATTGGAAATATTGTATCTGTATTTGTTCTTTTCTTCATGACCAAGCACAGCGTTTCAGCCTTCAAGGTTTCCATCGAGCTTGTCGGGCGAAAATGGCCCAGAGGTAAACGAGGCGCAGTTCCTTCAATGCAAACTTTGTTTTCCTATGGAATCTGGACGCTGTTTGCGCTTTTGGCTATGCGCATTCTTGGCTTGAACCTTACAAGTATAGCCGTCATCGCCGGGGGACTCAGTGTCGGTATAGGTTTCGGACTTCAAAATATTGTAAACAACTTTATCAGCGGCCTTATTTTACTATTCGGCAGATCCATCCAGCAAGGCGATGTCATTGAATTAAACAGTCTCTGGTGCACAGTCAAAAACATCAACATACGTACCACTCTGGTAGAAACCTTCGAAAATGCGGTAATCATGATTCCCAATTCCGACCTTGTTACCAATCAGGTTACCAATTGGACTAAAAATAATTCAATACTCCGCCGCGATATATTGGTCGGTGTAGCCTACGGCTCGGATACAGACAGAGTCAGAAGAACATTGCTTGAAGTTGCGAATGAAAATCCCCATGTTCTTAGTAAGCCTGAACCGTATGTTCACTTTAATGATTTCGGATCAAGCAGCCTCGACTTTATACTGCGTGTATGGATAGATGACATTGATAACACTATCAAAACAATCTCCGAACTTCGCTTTGCCATAGACAGATATTTCAGACGCGACAGCATTGAAATTGCGTTCCCGCAAGTGGATCTTCACCTTAAAAGCAGTCAGGCCCTCGCTGATGTGCTGGGTAAAAACAAAGATGCCGGCGGCAACCTTTCTTAA
- a CDS encoding KamA family radical SAM protein — MIEIAESSELEPPLSLNAFAKVWSDAGIEKNGADSSLKEFRKRVYPSVSDREWDDWRWQIANRVKDVGTIEKIIGDSMAGAMLLNKGLPAAVTPYYLGVVASSGTAGLRRCIEPTVHEFMADTNESVDPLGEEGHMVAPGLVHRYPDRVLFLVTDYCSTYCRYCTRSRLVGKTGRPHSMKKWKSAIAYIKRTPVIRDVLLSGGDPLTLPDEKLDWLLTELRAIPHVEIVRIGTKVPAVLPQRITPELVAMLRKHHPLFMSLHFTHPDELTAETAKACAMLADAGIPLGSQTVLLKDVNDDVDTMKKLMQGLLKVRVRPYYLYQCDPIPGSAHFRTRVEKGLEIIQGLRGHTSGYAVPNYVIDAPGGGGKIPLLPEYYVGRDEKGVLLRNYEGNIYNYPDPEPNAEACLGSLRA, encoded by the coding sequence ATGATTGAAATTGCTGAAAGTTCAGAATTGGAGCCTCCCCTTTCTCTGAACGCCTTTGCCAAGGTGTGGTCAGATGCAGGGATAGAAAAAAATGGTGCAGACTCCTCTCTTAAGGAATTCCGGAAACGCGTTTATCCAAGTGTTTCCGATAGAGAGTGGGACGACTGGCGTTGGCAAATAGCAAATAGGGTGAAGGACGTTGGCACCATAGAAAAAATTATTGGTGATTCAATGGCTGGTGCCATGCTTCTGAACAAGGGACTTCCTGCGGCGGTGACCCCTTATTATCTGGGAGTCGTAGCCTCTTCCGGTACAGCGGGGCTTCGGCGCTGTATAGAACCGACCGTACATGAATTTATGGCTGATACGAATGAAAGTGTCGATCCTCTCGGGGAGGAAGGGCACATGGTTGCTCCCGGATTAGTACATAGATATCCCGATCGTGTGTTGTTTCTGGTGACAGATTATTGTTCTACATATTGCCGTTATTGTACGCGTTCCAGGCTGGTCGGTAAAACTGGACGTCCTCATTCTATGAAGAAGTGGAAAAGTGCGATTGCGTACATTAAAAGAACTCCCGTTATACGTGATGTTCTTTTGTCAGGCGGAGATCCGCTGACTCTTCCGGATGAAAAGCTGGATTGGTTGTTGACTGAATTGCGCGCCATTCCACATGTGGAAATTGTCCGTATCGGAACTAAAGTACCGGCTGTTTTGCCTCAGCGCATTACTCCGGAATTAGTGGCAATGCTTAGAAAGCATCATCCGCTTTTCATGAGTTTACATTTTACTCATCCAGATGAGCTGACTGCTGAAACAGCAAAAGCATGTGCCATGTTGGCGGATGCAGGTATTCCACTGGGAAGTCAGACTGTTCTTTTGAAAGATGTGAATGATGATGTTGATACCATGAAAAAGTTGATGCAGGGACTACTCAAGGTCAGAGTTCGCCCTTATTACTTGTATCAGTGTGATCCGATACCCGGCTCAGCCCATTTCAGAACCCGGGTGGAAAAAGGTCTGGAAATTATACAGGGACTCAGAGGCCATACTTCCGGTTACGCAGTTCCCAATTATGTGATTGATGCTCCCGGAGGAGGAGGTAAAATTCCGCTTCTGCCTGAGTATTATGTGGGTAGAGATGAAAAAGGTGTTCTTCTTAGGAATTACGAAGGCAATATATACAATTACCCTGATCCAGAGCCGAATGCTGAAGCATGTCTTGGGTCATTGAGGGCATAA
- a CDS encoding TIGR00341 family protein — protein sequence MPLRVIEIVTPREDKDEVVKSLEEHRPDEGYVFWASPLDDETALTFRVVLDVQESENVLDKLENLFSWTEKYRIIVFSAEATIPRLKVPVKEEISVNPNGENAENDAAKRKNRISREELYSDVLDTSVMSKSYVMLVLFSSLVAVIGLMRDNVAVIIGAMVLAPLLGPNVGLSLATTLGDGKLALESSKTLIVGIALAFFISLCAGFSLGLPEISSELMLRSTTSFSDIILAIVSGAAGIISFTLGVPTSLVGVMVALSLLPPLSACGIFLGAGQTTLAAGAGLLFIANIICLNLAGVVTFLLQGIQPLTWWERERAKVTAIRMALLWGLMLTILVLLLYFRIIR from the coding sequence ATGCCTTTGCGAGTAATAGAGATAGTTACCCCCCGCGAGGACAAGGACGAGGTTGTCAAATCTCTTGAAGAACATCGCCCCGATGAAGGATATGTTTTCTGGGCATCTCCTTTAGACGATGAAACAGCTCTGACATTTAGAGTCGTACTTGATGTCCAAGAGTCAGAAAATGTTCTGGATAAGCTTGAAAATCTTTTTTCATGGACTGAGAAGTATCGTATTATTGTTTTTTCTGCCGAAGCAACAATTCCTAGATTGAAAGTACCGGTCAAAGAAGAAATATCCGTCAATCCAAACGGAGAAAACGCCGAAAACGATGCAGCTAAACGAAAGAACAGAATAAGCCGCGAAGAATTGTATTCAGATGTTTTAGATACCTCCGTAATGTCAAAAAGCTACGTAATGCTTGTTCTTTTTTCATCACTAGTAGCAGTTATCGGACTTATGCGAGACAACGTGGCTGTAATTATAGGCGCGATGGTCCTAGCTCCCCTTCTGGGACCGAATGTAGGCCTATCGTTAGCTACAACTCTTGGTGACGGCAAACTGGCACTGGAGTCATCCAAAACACTTATTGTTGGTATTGCTCTTGCTTTTTTTATATCCCTTTGCGCAGGTTTTTCTCTTGGACTGCCGGAAATATCTTCTGAACTGATGTTAAGAAGCACCACCAGTTTTTCAGATATAATTTTAGCTATTGTTTCCGGAGCAGCCGGAATAATATCCTTTACACTGGGCGTTCCTACTTCCCTCGTCGGAGTGATGGTTGCTTTGTCGCTTCTTCCTCCTCTCAGCGCCTGTGGCATCTTTTTAGGTGCAGGACAAACGACACTCGCTGCAGGCGCCGGCCTTCTTTTTATCGCAAACATAATATGCCTGAATTTAGCAGGTGTAGTGACATTCTTGCTCCAAGGAATTCAACCCTTGACTTGGTGGGAACGTGAACGGGCCAAGGTTACAGCAATTCGTATGGCCCTTCTATGGGGCCTTATGCTGACAATCCTTGTACTGCTTCTATATTTCAGAATCATCCGATAA
- a CDS encoding TusE/DsrC/DsvC family sulfur relay protein produces the protein MANVEFEGKSFEVDEDGFLLKFEEWTPEWVDYCKAGEGIKELNEEHQKVLDFLQDYYKKNGIAPMVRILSKVTGYKLKHIYELFPSGPGKGACKMAGLPKPTGCV, from the coding sequence ATGGCAAACGTTGAATTTGAAGGTAAGAGTTTTGAGGTTGATGAGGATGGATTTTTGCTAAAGTTTGAAGAGTGGACTCCCGAATGGGTTGATTACTGTAAAGCTGGCGAAGGTATTAAAGAACTGAATGAAGAGCATCAGAAAGTTCTCGATTTCTTGCAGGATTACTACAAGAAAAACGGGATTGCTCCCATGGTTCGTATTCTTTCCAAAGTTACAGGCTACAAACTGAAGCACATTTATGAGTTGTTTCCTTCCGGTCCTGGTAAGGGAGCTTGTAAAATGGCTGGCCTTCCAAAGCCGACTGGTTGCGTTTAG
- a CDS encoding D-alanine--D-alanine ligase, with translation MKIGMTYDLKDDYLKRGLSYEEAAEFDSEVTIAGIENVLKKSGHTVDRIGNITDLVSRLASGGTWDMVFNIAEGLKGLGREAQVPALLDAWGIPYTFSGPELMSLTLHKAMTNAVVRSLGVATADNFLVRNVEEISLVNLPFPLFAKPVAEGTSKGISSRSLLHNKAGLRSICTELLENFKQPVLVETFLPGREFTVGLLGSGSDSRIAGVIEVAAVGKGDSSAYTYENKQEWKDRVSYELVDDEAAMSAASLAIKAWRGMGCLDAGRVDVRLGRDGAPRFIEVNPLPGLNPESSDLPILWALGGGKYESLIKEILHSAILRQGRVEAYRGAA, from the coding sequence ATGAAAATAGGCATGACATACGATCTCAAAGACGACTACCTTAAACGGGGTTTGTCTTATGAAGAGGCCGCAGAATTCGATTCCGAAGTGACTATTGCAGGAATCGAGAACGTTTTAAAAAAAAGCGGTCACACCGTGGACCGTATCGGGAATATCACTGATCTGGTGTCCCGGCTCGCGTCAGGCGGAACATGGGATATGGTCTTTAATATTGCTGAAGGCCTTAAAGGTCTCGGCCGTGAAGCTCAGGTTCCGGCTTTGCTGGACGCGTGGGGTATTCCTTATACTTTTTCCGGCCCTGAACTGATGTCATTAACCTTACACAAAGCCATGACAAACGCCGTGGTGCGCTCTTTGGGAGTCGCAACTGCGGATAATTTTCTGGTCAGAAATGTGGAAGAAATTTCGCTCGTGAATCTTCCGTTTCCGCTTTTTGCCAAACCGGTAGCGGAAGGCACGAGTAAGGGGATCAGCAGCCGGTCTTTGCTTCATAATAAAGCCGGACTTCGGAGTATCTGTACTGAACTGCTTGAAAATTTCAAACAGCCTGTTTTGGTGGAAACATTTTTGCCAGGCCGCGAGTTCACAGTAGGTTTGCTTGGCAGCGGAAGTGACAGCCGGATTGCCGGAGTCATTGAAGTCGCGGCTGTCGGAAAAGGCGATTCTTCTGCATATACTTATGAGAATAAGCAGGAATGGAAGGATCGGGTTTCTTACGAACTTGTTGATGATGAAGCCGCTATGAGTGCTGCTTCGTTAGCTATTAAAGCATGGCGCGGTATGGGATGTCTTGATGCCGGACGAGTAGACGTTCGTCTAGGACGGGATGGAGCTCCCAGATTTATCGAGGTTAATCCCCTTCCGGGGTTGAATCCCGAAAGCTCAGACCTTCCCATTCTGTGGGCTCTTGGCGGTGGCAAATATGAAAGTTTAATTAAAGAAATTTTACACTCCGCAATCCTTCGTCAGGGGCGGGTAGAAGCCTACAGGGGCGCTGCATAA
- a CDS encoding sigma-54-dependent Fis family transcriptional regulator has product MRNYMIVTLDISAQAALEEILASSGEGKSLTDIAAARSALAVNPADVIFVDYNLLMEDCSLYTDGMSAIWQGHSDVEIVVLVMPDDIRRAVDVMKSGAVDYLTYPINPGEVQVVLERLDKTLMLHTKLDYLRDQFWNEDALHVVRTDSIAMRDAFDKVRQMAGTKTTVLLTGETGTGKSLIAKLIHTHSSRKNDPFVSVHCGAVPDTLIESELFGHEKGAFTGAIRRKIGKFGLAEGGTLFLDEIGTISQSMQIKLLNFLQERTIQRVGSDESIPVDVRIIAATNDNLWDMCEKGLFRKDLYYRLNVFPIEIPPLRERKSDILSFAEAFVSHFSLQLGKDIKGLHPKVLDAFQRYSWPGNVRELENLIERACILEKDDRISLSSIPQELFGLLQGAECSRPDISMAIGRARQLVVDKFEKAYLSELLEATHGKIKEAAKWAGITPRQLHKLMSRHGLQRRSFRPPEKKGTGASQ; this is encoded by the coding sequence ATGCGCAATTATATGATTGTAACTTTGGATATATCGGCTCAGGCAGCTTTGGAAGAAATTCTAGCATCCTCGGGTGAGGGGAAATCCCTGACTGATATTGCTGCCGCTAGATCTGCTCTTGCGGTTAATCCTGCGGATGTTATTTTTGTTGATTACAATCTTCTTATGGAAGATTGTTCATTATATACTGATGGTATGAGTGCTATATGGCAAGGACACTCTGACGTTGAGATTGTTGTTCTTGTTATGCCGGATGATATTCGGCGTGCTGTTGATGTCATGAAGTCTGGAGCTGTTGATTATCTTACCTATCCTATTAATCCTGGTGAAGTTCAGGTTGTGCTTGAGCGGCTTGATAAGACGTTAATGCTCCATACAAAGCTGGATTATTTAAGAGACCAGTTTTGGAATGAAGACGCACTTCATGTCGTCAGAACAGACAGCATAGCCATGCGCGACGCTTTCGATAAAGTTCGCCAGATGGCTGGAACCAAAACGACAGTTCTTTTGACCGGTGAGACTGGAACCGGAAAAAGTCTTATAGCCAAACTTATTCATACACACAGTTCCAGAAAAAATGATCCTTTCGTAAGTGTTCATTGCGGAGCAGTGCCTGATACCCTTATCGAAAGCGAACTTTTCGGGCATGAGAAAGGAGCCTTTACCGGAGCAATCCGGCGTAAAATAGGTAAGTTCGGTCTTGCTGAGGGGGGAACTTTATTTCTTGATGAAATAGGGACAATCTCACAGTCTATGCAGATTAAGCTTCTGAATTTTCTTCAGGAGAGGACAATTCAGAGGGTTGGCAGTGATGAGTCAATCCCGGTTGATGTACGGATAATAGCCGCTACTAATGATAACCTTTGGGACATGTGTGAAAAAGGACTTTTTAGAAAGGATCTTTATTATCGCTTAAATGTGTTTCCGATTGAAATTCCGCCTCTTCGTGAGCGTAAGAGTGATATTCTGTCGTTTGCGGAAGCCTTTGTCAGTCATTTCAGCCTGCAACTTGGAAAGGATATAAAAGGTTTGCATCCGAAAGTGTTGGATGCCTTTCAGCGATATTCTTGGCCCGGAAATGTTCGGGAGCTTGAAAACTTGATTGAGCGGGCATGTATTCTTGAGAAAGATGATCGCATCAGTCTTTCCAGTATCCCTCAGGAGTTGTTTGGCCTTCTTCAAGGGGCAGAATGCAGTCGTCCTGACATTTCCATGGCGATCGGAAGGGCCAGACAGCTTGTTGTTGATAAGTTTGAGAAGGCCTACCTTTCCGAACTTCTTGAAGCTACGCACGGCAAGATAAAAGAAGCTGCGAAATGGGCTGGAATTACGCCCCGTCAGCTCCATAAATTAATGTCTCGTCATGGGCTGCAACGCAGAAGTTTTCGGCCTCCTGAAAAAAAAGGAACCGGCGCTTCACAGTAA